In a single window of the Carassius gibelio isolate Cgi1373 ecotype wild population from Czech Republic chromosome A12, carGib1.2-hapl.c, whole genome shotgun sequence genome:
- the si:ch211-136m16.8 gene encoding myb-like protein X produces MDPPESSVNRIGRTIWTVWGYLSGAVARYLRPEVTDEGNQGVRTRTDDTDLKSAVNKINREVTEDNSNNEGKKTNQIDSADVKCSPSNVRVQVASVQWENTDVAKDELHVHATKKQTYHCVVWSTGTDTDNERRMVDAQVDKETDSSDEVQAEKAYANNECKESVTAHELEETGKIEQKYGDNEDEEERDQNHEVEKCAKNRKDECKTDVMVQLEQDVEREKQINTADHGETEHADEQLIEEKENNLDQENQEKTENDEEHGLESQVQDLQKSEDPDNTDIVVQCEQDVEQEKQINTVDHEDTEGIAGFKHADEHLFNETEEQIVDQKDQEKTENDEEQGTESQVQELLHLTKYSDEISNVYKNDVEEMMSETRSETEQDKENETVQNLEEIGQLEQNDGDSEDEEECDQNPEDEECAMESEDLDNADVMIQSELHGEDVEQEMQIIMMDYEEKEGIGGFKHSDDHHIDEKEKQTVDQMDQEKTENDEEQGTESQVQDLRKSEDPDNTNIVVQCEQDVEQEKQINNECKESATEHELEETGKIEQKYGDNEDEEERDQNHEVEKCARNRKDECKTDVMVQLEQDVEREKQINTVDHGETEHADEQLIEEKENNLDQENQENDEEQVFESQFQDLQKSEDPDNTDVMVQSELYGQDVEQDKLINLMDHGEKSGFGGLKHSDEHPIEEKENNLDQEDQEKTENDEEQDLESQVQDLRKSEDPDNTDIVVQCEQDVEQEKQIKVDHEDTEGIAGFKHADEHLFDETEEQIVDQKDQEKTENDEEQGTESQVQDMLPQLEYLTKYSDELAYNSKNDVEEMMSETRSETEQDKENETVQNLEEIGQLEQNDGDSEDVEECDQNPEDEECAMESEDLDNADVMVQSELHGEDVEQEMQISMMDHGETGGFGGFKHSDDHHIDEKEKQTVDQMDQEKTENDEEQGTESQVQDVLPQQDYFPDEANGLAKPERLKVMEKYSDEIDEFSKEGVEEVQLETEQDEDTTESEQDTIKYEVMESVETLQTVSEELSAKKVPNVELKMTTLVDEFLETVNNPKLSDSKLDTSENTPEMGTGSSVVATKPEGMISDRIVCEFPGELRKGPETDLGCFEEVQTTLHDLQTLTEEQAEREAVVVCSVEHLETMRTVETKKDIETLIESLGSTESHAHQETDKTTFSHKEHVELRTELTEETIDTKISSEVEEAEPTMKEDQSSVIRNVSLQSHELLEFKGECKSSVGTMDTFSESSVSEIAGTAEIKHLAEEQTDVKPVLTLSLSPAEFLEETVHLKGVSERCTEEQEILEAALEYVEGITNQVLKDMLERQVNVVQETEPLARPSTEEHGDAENKGPAQCVSADAFVLEEEGKSLGETIETKEEMEVETTSNEVLKQTECETTETDGRRDQTQKVIAGETVLRSHEDVMEVSRPGMKRGFDQVSKDLAEVKAKGKFDLYLQAFEESSLDFTIQKARIAVKNPLVRPPKDPRSLLFKVSVEPLVSQPSPRGQKIEVSVPSKGVTGFKLPGLGAGLPVLRKTEFGKKAREGGAAERTLQTQQEPVAVTEDSVKQEQVPAKPKWTPPRHPGMGSPFMMAELKNKLKKPVQE; encoded by the exons ATGGATCCACCTGAAAGTTCAGTGAACCGCATTGGTCGCACTATTTGGACGGTTTGG GGTTATCTGTCCGGGGCTGTTGCAAGATATCTCAGACCGGAAGTCACCGATGAAGGAAACCAAGGTGTTCGTACCAGAACAGACGATACTGATTTGAAAAGTGCAGTAAACAAGATTAATAGAGAAGTAACGGAAGATAATAGCAACAATGAAGGGAAGAAAACAAATCAAATTGACAGTGCAGATGTAAAGTGTTCCCCATCTAACGTCAGAGTGCAAGTGGCTTCTGTACAGTGGGAAAACACTGATGTGGCCAAGGACGAACTTCATGTTCAcgccacaaaaaaacaaacttaccATTGTGTAGTGTGGTCCACTGGGACTGATACAGACAATGAAAGACGCATGGTTGATGCACAAGTTGACAAAGAAACAGATTCATCCGATGAGGTTCAGGCTGAAAAAGCATATGCAAATAATGAGTGTAAGGAGAGTGTAACTGCACACGAGCTGGAGGAAACTGGAAAGATTGAACAAAAATATGGTGacaatgaagatgaagaagagcgTGATCAGAATCATGAGGTTGAAAAGTGTGCAAAAAATAGAAAAGATGAATGTAAGACAGACGTAATGGTTCAATTGGAGCAAGATGTAGAACGGGAAAAGCAGATAAACACGGCAGACCACGGAGAGACAGAACATGCAGATGAACAGCTTATTGAAGAAAAGGAGAACAATTTAGACCAGGAGAATCAGGAGAAAACTGAGAATGATGAAGAACATGGACTTGAATCACAAGTTCAAGATCTGCAGAAGAGTGAAGATCCAGATAACACAGACATTGTGGTCCAATGTGAGCAAGATGTAGAACAGGAAAAACAGATAAACACAGTGGACCATGAAGATACAGAAGGCATTGCAGGTTTTAAACATGCAGATGAACATCTTTTTAATGAAACAGAGGAACAAATTGTTGACCAGAAGGATCAGGAGAAAACTGAGAATGATGAAGAACAAGGAACTGAATCACAAGTGCAAGAATTGctacatttaacaaaatattctGATGAAATTTCTAACGTCTATAAAAACGATGTTGAGGAGATGATGTCTGAAACTAGAAGTGAGACTGAGCAGGATAAGGAGAATGAAACGGTACAGAACTTGGAAGAAATTGGGCAGCTTGAACAAAATGATGGtgacagtgaagatgaagaagaatgTGATCAGAATCCTGAGGATGAAGAGTGTGCAATGGAAAGTGAAGATCTGGATAACGCAGACGTAATGATCCAATCTGAGCTTCATGGAGAAGATGTAGAACAAGAAATGCAGATAATCATGATGGACTATGAGGAGAAAGAAGGCATTGGAGGTTTTAAACATTCAGATGATCATCATATTGATGAAAAGGAGAAACAAACTGTTGACCAGATGGACCAGGAGAAAACTGAGAATGATGAAGAACAAGGAACTGAATCACAAGTTCAAGATCTGCGGAAGAGTGAAGATCCAGATAACACAAACATAGTGGTCCAATGTGAGCAAGATGTAGAACAGGAAAAGCAGATAAACAATGAGTGTAAGGAGAGTGCAACTGAACACGAGCTGGAAGAAACTGGAAAGATTGAACAAAAATATGGTGacaatgaagatgaagaagagcgTGATCAGAATCATGAGGTTGAAAAGTGTGCAAGAAATAGAAAAGATGAATGTAAGACAGACGTAATGGTCCAATTGGAGCAAGATGTAGAACGGGAAAAGCAGATAAACACGGTAGACCACGGAGAGACAGAACATGCAGATGAACAGCTTATTGAAGAAAAGGAGAACAATTTAGACCAGGAGAATCAGGAGAATGATGAAGAACAAGTATTTGAATCACAATTTCAAGATCTGCAGAAGAGTGAAGATCCAGATAACACAGATGTAATGGTCCAATCTGAGCTTTATGGACAAGATGTAGAACAAGACAAACTCATAAATTTGATGGATCATGGAGAGAAAAGTGGCTTTGGAGGTTTGAAACATTCAGATGAACATCCTATTGAAGAAAAGGAGAACAATTTAGACCAGGAGGATCAGGAGAAAACTGAGAATGATGAAGAACAAGACCTTGAATCACAAGTGCAAGATCTGCGGAAGAGTGAAGATCCAGATAACACAGACATTGTGGTCCAATGTGAGCAAGATGTAGAACAGGAAAAACAGATAAAAGTGGACCATGAAGATACAGAAGGCATTGCAGGTTTTAAACATGCAGATGAACATCTTTTTGATGAAACTGAGGAACAAATTGTTGACCAGAAGGATCAGGAGAAAACTGAGAATGATGAAGAACAAGGAACTGAATCACAAGTGCAAGATATGCTTCCACAGCTggaatatttaacaaaatattccGATGAACTTGCTTACAACTCTAAAAACGATGTTGAGGAGATGATGTCTGAAACTAGAAGTGAGACTGAGCAGGATAAGGAGAATGAAACGGTACAGAACTTGGAAGAAATTGGGCAGCTTGAACAAAATGATGGTGACAGTGAAGATGTAGAAGAATGTGATCAGAATCCTGAGGATGAAGAGTGTGCAATGGAAAGTGAAGATCTGGATAACGCAGACGTAATGGTCCAATCTGAGCTTCATGGAGAAGATGTAGAACAAGAAATGCAGATAAGCATGATGGATCATGGAGAGACAGGAGGCTTTGGAGGTTTTAAACATTCAGATGATCATCATATTGATGAAAAGGAGAAACAAACTGTTGACCAGATGGACCAGGAGAAAACTGAGAATGATGAAGAACAAGGAACTGAATCACAAGTTCAAGATGTGCTGCCACAGCAGGACTATTTTCCAGACGAAGCCAATGGCCTTGCAAAGCCTGAAAGGCTGAAAGTAATGGAGAAATATTCTGATGAAATTGATGAATTCTCTAAAGAAGGGGTTGAGGAGGTGCAGCTTGAAACTGAGCAGGATGAAGACACCACAGAAAGTGAACAAGACACGATTAAATATGAAGTAATGGAGTCAGTAGAAACCCTGCAGACAGTTTCTGAAGAACTATCTGCAAAGAAAGTACCAAATGTTGAACTGAAAATGACCACATTAGTGGATGAGTTTTTAGAAACTGTTAATAATCCGAAACTGTCGGATTCAAAACTGGATACTTCAGAAAATACTCCAGAAATGGGAACTGGGTCATCTGTGGTGGCCACGAAACCTGAAGGCATGATTTCAGATCGAATTGTTTGCGAGTTCCCAGGAGAATTAAGGAAAGGGCCAGAGACTGATTTGGGATGTTTTGAGGAGGTCCAAACTACTCTACATGATCTCCAAACTCTTACAGAGGAGCAAGCAGAAAGGGAAGCTGTGGTCGTATGCTCTGTTGAGCACTTGGAAACCATGAGAACAGTTGagacaaaaaaagacattgaaaCCTTAATTGAATCCTTAGGTTCAACAGAAAGTCATGCACATCAAGAAACAGACAAAACCACATTCTCACACAAAGAACATGTTGAACTAAGAACTGAACTGACTGAAGAAACAATTGATACAAAGATCAGTTCAGAAGTTGAGGAAGCAGAACCCACAATGAAAGAAGATCAATCATCAGTGATCAGAAATGTCTCTTTACAGTCACATGAGCTTCTTGAGTTCAAAGGTGAATGCAAATCATCTGTTGGAACAATGGACACATTCAGTGAATCAAGTGTGTCTGAAATCGCTGGAACCGCAGAGATTAAACATCTCGCAGAGGAGCAAACAGATGTGAAACCTGTATTAACACTGTCTTTGAGTCCAGCAGAGTTTCTGGAGGAAACTGTTCATCTGAAAGGAGTATCAGAGCGATGCACAGAAGAGCAGGAGATCCTGGAGGCCGCTTTAGAGTATGTAGAAGGAATAACAAATCAAGTCTTGAAGGATATGTTAGAAAGACAAGTGAACGTAGTACAAGAAACAGAACCTTTGGCAAGACCTTCAACAGAAGAACATGGTGATGCAGAAAATAAAGGACCTGCACAATGTGTATCAGCTGATGCCTTTGTCCTGGAAGAAGAAGGGAAGTCATTGGGTGAGACGATTGAGACTAAAGAGGAAATGGAGGTGGAAACCACAAGTAATGAAGTTCTTAAACAAACAGAGTGTGAAACCACTGAAACTGATGGACGTCGTGATCagacacagaaggtcattgctggaGAAACAGTGTTGAGAAGTCATGAAGACGTAATGGAAGTCAGCAGACCTGGGATGAAAAGAGGATTTGATCAAGTGAGCAAAGACCTTGCAGAGGTGAAGGCAAAAGGAAAATTTGATTTGTATCTACAG GCATTTGAGGAATCATCTTTGGACTTTACCATTCAGAAGGCTCGAATTGCTGTGAAGAATCCCCTAGTTCGGCCTCCCAAAGACCCCAGAAGTCTCCTCTTCAAGGTCTCGGTCGAACCTCTCGTCTCACAGCCGTCACCACGTGGTCAGAAGATCGAAGTCTCTGTTCCAAGTAAAGGGGTGACTGGATTTAAACTTCCAG GACTGGGTGCAGGGCTGCCAGTACTGAGAAAAACTGAGTTTGGGAAGAAAGCAAGAGAAGGAGGAGCAGCAGAGAGAACACTACAAACACAG CAAGAGCCAGTTGCAGTAACAGAGGATTCTGTCAAACAAGAGCAAGTGCCAGCTAAACCCAAATGGACACCACCAAGGCATCCTGG TATGGGGAGTCCCTTCATGATGGCAGAACTCAAAAACAAACTCAAAAAACCTGTTCAGGAGTAA
- the ppp4cb gene encoding serine/threonine-protein phosphatase 4 catalytic subunit B, translating into MGDMSDLDRQIDQLRRCELIKENEVKALCAKAREILVEESNVQRVDSPVTVCGDIHGQFYDLKELFRVGGDVPETNYLFMGDFVDRGFYSVETFLLLLALKVRYPDRITLIRGNHESRQITQVYGFYDECLRKYGSVTVWRYCTEIFDYLSLSAIIDGKIFCVHGGLSPSIQTLDQIRTIDRKQEVPHDGPMCDLLWSDPEDTTGWGVSPRGAGYLFGSDVVAQFNAANDIDMICRAHQLVMEGYKWHFNETVLTVWSAPNYCYRCGNVAAILELDEHLQKEFIIFEAAPQETRGIPSKKPVADYFL; encoded by the exons ATGGGTGACATGAGTGATCTGGACAGACAGATCGACCAGCTGAGGAGGTGTGAGCTCATCAAGGAGAATGAGGTCAAAGCCCTGTGTGCCAAAGCCAG AGAGATTCTTGTAGAAGAGAGTAACGTTCAGAGGGTGGACTCTCCGGTAACG GTGTGTGGTGACATTCATGGCCAGTTTTATGACTTGAAGGAATTGTTTAGG GTGGGAGGCGATGTTCCAGAAACAAACTACCTCTTCATGGGAGATTTTGTGGACCGAGGCTTTTACAGTGTTGAGACCTTTCTGTTACTTCTTGCCCTGAAG GTGCGTTATCCAGACAGAATCACCCTGATCCGGGGAAATCATGAGTCTAGACAGATCACACAGGTGTACGGCTTTTACGATGAGTGTTTGAGAAAATACGGCTCGGTCACGGTATGGAGGTACTGCACCGAGATCTTCGACTACCTTTCCCTCTCCGCCATCATTGACGGCAAA ATCTTCTGTGTACACGGAGGCCTGTCGCCCTCGATCCAGACTCTGGACCAGATCAGAACCATCGACAGAAAGCAGGAAGTGCCTCATGACGGGCCCATGTGTGACCTTCTGTGGTCTGATCCTGAAG ACACCACAGGATGGGGCGTCAGCCCGAGAGGTGCTGGATATCTGTTTGGCAGTGACGTCGTGGCCCAGTTCAACGCCGCCAACGACATCGACATGATTTGCAGAGCGCATCAGCTTGTGATGGAAGGTTACAAGTGGCACTTCAACGAGACCGTTCTCACTGTGTGGTCTGCTCCCAATTACTGCTACAG ATGTGGTAATGTGGCGGCAATCTTGGAGCTTGACGAACACCTGCAGAAAGAGTTCATCATATTCGAAGCTGCTCCACAAGAAACGAGAGGCATTCCCTCCAAAAAGCCAGTCGCTGACTACTTCCTGTGA